In one Streptomyces sp. NBC_01241 genomic region, the following are encoded:
- a CDS encoding class I adenylate-forming enzyme family protein yields the protein MNETAHALSASGTFWELVEGRAALTPDRPFLIQDDRTLTFGELRSRGERVAAGLWGMGVRPGGVVAWQLPTRIETVLLSFALTRIGAVQSPVIPFYRDREAGFALRESKAGFFAVPGTWRGFDHTAMARRLAAEAEQPPLVFEAYESLPDGDPSVLPPPPADGTAVRWIYWTSGTTSDPKGVLHTDRSLIAGGSCLAHALHLSADDVGSVAFPFAHVGGPDYAVMLLLYGFPAVLFEHFAMPDALAGYRRHGVTVAGGSTAFYSMFLTEQRKAPERKLIPTLRLLAGGGAPKPPEIYHAVVREMGVQLTHGYGMTEVPMITMGAPDDTVEHLAGTEGRPPEGMEIRITDEDGKPLPYGTDGEVRLRGEAVCSGYLDPAATAAAFDADGFLITGDVGHVEASGHLVLTGRLKDIIIRKGENISAKEIEDLLHRHPGVGDAAVIGLPDPERGERVCAVVEQPAGAAPLTLPDITGYLRAQGLSVHKLPEQLEVVAALPRNEALRKVLKYRLREQFS from the coding sequence GTGAACGAGACCGCACACGCGCTGAGCGCATCGGGCACCTTCTGGGAGCTCGTCGAAGGCCGGGCCGCCCTGACCCCGGACCGCCCGTTCCTGATCCAGGACGACCGCACGCTGACCTTCGGCGAGCTGCGCAGCCGCGGCGAGCGGGTCGCGGCCGGGCTGTGGGGGATGGGCGTGCGCCCCGGCGGCGTCGTCGCCTGGCAGCTGCCGACCCGGATCGAGACCGTGCTGCTGTCGTTCGCACTGACCCGGATCGGGGCCGTGCAGTCGCCGGTCATCCCGTTCTACCGGGACCGCGAGGCGGGGTTCGCGCTGCGCGAGTCGAAGGCCGGCTTCTTCGCCGTGCCGGGCACCTGGCGCGGCTTCGACCACACGGCGATGGCGCGGCGGCTGGCAGCGGAGGCCGAGCAGCCGCCGCTGGTCTTCGAGGCGTACGAGTCGCTGCCGGACGGCGACCCGTCCGTGCTGCCGCCGCCGCCCGCCGACGGCACGGCGGTGCGCTGGATCTACTGGACCTCGGGAACGACCTCCGACCCGAAGGGCGTCCTGCACACCGACCGCAGCCTGATCGCGGGTGGTTCGTGCCTGGCCCACGCGCTGCACCTGTCGGCCGACGACGTCGGTTCGGTGGCGTTCCCGTTCGCCCATGTCGGCGGGCCGGACTACGCGGTGATGCTGCTGCTGTACGGGTTTCCCGCGGTCCTGTTCGAGCACTTCGCGATGCCGGACGCGCTGGCGGGCTACCGGCGTCACGGGGTGACGGTCGCGGGCGGGTCCACGGCGTTCTACTCGATGTTCCTGACCGAGCAGCGCAAGGCGCCGGAGCGGAAGCTGATCCCCACCCTGCGGCTGCTGGCGGGTGGCGGTGCGCCGAAGCCGCCGGAGATCTACCACGCGGTGGTGCGGGAGATGGGCGTCCAGCTCACCCACGGCTACGGCATGACCGAGGTCCCCATGATCACCATGGGCGCCCCGGACGACACGGTGGAGCACCTGGCCGGGACGGAGGGCCGGCCGCCCGAGGGCATGGAGATACGGATCACCGACGAGGACGGCAAACCACTGCCGTACGGCACCGACGGCGAGGTACGGCTGCGCGGCGAGGCCGTCTGCTCGGGCTATCTGGACCCGGCGGCGACGGCGGCGGCCTTCGACGCGGACGGGTTCCTGATCACCGGCGATGTCGGCCATGTCGAGGCGAGCGGGCACCTGGTGCTCACCGGCCGGCTGAAGGACATCATCATCCGCAAGGGCGAGAACATCTCGGCCAAGGAGATAGAGGACCTGCTGCACCGGCACCCGGGCGTCGGCGACGCGGCGGTGATCGGGCTCCCGGACCCGGAGCGCGGCGAACGCGTCTGCGCGGTCGTGGAACAGCCGGCGGGGGCGGCCCCGCTGACGTTGCCGGACATCACGGGGTACCTGCGCGCGCAGGGGCTCTCTGTGCACAAGCTGCCGGAACAGCTGGAGGTGGTGGCCGCGCTGCCGCGCAACGAGGCGCTGCGGAAGGTGCTCAAGTACCGGCTGCGCGAACAGTTCTCCTGA
- a CDS encoding amidohydrolase family protein, whose translation MTSAELPRIVSVDDHVIEPPHLFSTWLPAKYRERGPQPLTAGIGELAYTGGKYVITMDPDGPPTDWWIYEDLKFPYKRNIAAVGFDRDDMTLEGITRAEMRPGCWDPAERLKDMDLNHVEASLCFPTFPRFCGQTFAEAHDKEVALACVRAYNDWMVEEWCGDSGGRLIPLCIIPLWDIGLAVAEIKRNAARGVRAVTFSEIPTYLGLPSIHTGYWDPFFAVCQETGTVVNMHIGSSSQMPAASPDAPPAVQASLSFNNAMASMMDFLFSGVLVKFPRLKLAYSEGQMGWIPYALERADDVWEEHRAWGGVRDLIPEPPSTYYYRQMFCCFFRDKHGVASLDVVGRDNATFETDYPHVDSTFPHTKEVALDHVKGLDDETVYKLMRGNAIRMLDLDLDK comes from the coding sequence ATGACGTCAGCGGAACTGCCTCGGATCGTCAGCGTCGACGACCATGTGATCGAGCCGCCGCACCTCTTCTCGACCTGGCTGCCCGCCAAGTACCGCGAGCGCGGCCCGCAGCCGCTCACCGCGGGCATCGGGGAGCTGGCGTACACGGGGGGCAAGTACGTCATCACGATGGACCCGGACGGGCCGCCCACCGACTGGTGGATCTACGAGGACCTGAAATTCCCGTACAAGCGGAACATCGCCGCCGTCGGCTTCGACCGCGACGACATGACGCTGGAGGGGATCACCCGGGCCGAGATGCGGCCCGGCTGCTGGGACCCGGCCGAGCGGCTCAAGGACATGGACCTCAACCACGTCGAGGCGAGCCTCTGCTTTCCCACTTTCCCGCGCTTCTGCGGCCAGACCTTCGCCGAGGCGCACGACAAAGAAGTCGCGCTCGCCTGCGTCCGCGCCTACAACGACTGGATGGTGGAGGAATGGTGCGGCGACAGCGGCGGCCGGCTCATTCCGCTCTGCATCATCCCGCTCTGGGACATCGGCCTGGCGGTCGCGGAGATCAAGCGGAACGCGGCGCGCGGCGTGCGGGCGGTGACCTTCTCCGAGATCCCCACCTACCTCGGGCTGCCGTCCATCCACACCGGCTACTGGGACCCGTTCTTCGCGGTCTGCCAGGAGACCGGCACGGTCGTCAACATGCACATCGGGTCCAGCTCGCAGATGCCCGCCGCCTCACCGGACGCCCCGCCCGCCGTGCAGGCCAGCCTCTCCTTCAACAACGCCATGGCCTCGATGATGGACTTCCTGTTCAGTGGAGTCCTGGTGAAGTTCCCCCGGCTGAAACTCGCCTACAGCGAGGGCCAGATGGGCTGGATCCCGTACGCCCTGGAGCGTGCCGACGACGTCTGGGAGGAGCACCGGGCCTGGGGCGGGGTGCGCGACCTGATCCCCGAGCCGCCGTCCACGTACTACTACCGGCAGATGTTCTGCTGCTTCTTCCGCGACAAGCACGGGGTCGCCTCGCTCGACGTCGTCGGCCGGGACAACGCCACCTTCGAGACCGACTACCCGCACGTCGACTCGACCTTCCCGCACACCAAGGAGGTCGCCCTCGACCACGTCAAGGGACTGGACGACGAGACCGTCTACAAACTGATGCGCGGAAACGCGATCCGGATGCTCGATCTGGACCTCGACAAGTAG